The following are encoded in a window of Nakamurella sp. A5-74 genomic DNA:
- a CDS encoding alkaline phosphatase family protein → MLVRTMHSRFAIPLLAGVVALATGLLPAAQAPAAAQSHPVGRSHPVDQSHPVDQSHPGTQSHRAPTPKIGHVWTIILENKSYEATFTGLNQNSYLWKTLPSYGELLTQYYGTGHYSLDNYISAVAGQAPAPANQADCPQYTDVAPGFPAADGQTYAATGCVYPKQVSTIFNQLDQVGKSWKIYAQDMGNDSTRENAYQCGIPGSPAGAGVVDPGGATPTDQYVPKHNPAPWFHALIDNPKDCARVVPLEGLPAAGGHATVPSIEQDLKSVRTTPAFSWISPNNCSDAHDATCKGDNLSGDPANHQGGLYAADLFLEKYVPMIMASPAFQQDGVIQVIFDEAFPPYQMYGNSVADKAYAGDAALGTDSATGKPVQAEANTAQSVVACCNELPGPNTDQPGDLAFNQDTTPGGGITGAVFISRFITPGSISKQPYNHYSWLRSTEDTFGIHTGGIDGKGHLGYAGMDGLRTFGADVYNNPQGWALRPAPSGSSVYPATASAAEAVHPKVVRRAVRVAGH, encoded by the coding sequence ATGCTCGTCAGAACGATGCACAGTCGGTTCGCCATCCCCCTCCTCGCAGGCGTCGTGGCGCTGGCCACGGGCCTCCTACCGGCCGCGCAGGCGCCAGCCGCGGCACAGTCCCACCCGGTGGGCCGGTCCCACCCGGTAGATCAGTCCCACCCGGTAGACCAGTCCCACCCGGGCACCCAGTCCCACCGAGCGCCGACCCCCAAGATCGGGCACGTCTGGACGATCATCCTCGAGAACAAATCGTACGAGGCGACCTTCACCGGCTTGAACCAGAACAGCTACCTGTGGAAGACGCTGCCCAGCTACGGCGAATTGCTGACGCAGTACTACGGCACCGGGCACTACTCGCTGGACAACTACATCAGCGCCGTGGCCGGACAGGCGCCGGCGCCCGCCAACCAGGCCGACTGCCCGCAGTACACCGATGTGGCACCCGGTTTCCCCGCCGCCGACGGCCAGACCTATGCGGCCACCGGCTGCGTTTATCCGAAGCAGGTCTCGACGATCTTCAACCAGCTCGACCAGGTCGGGAAGAGCTGGAAGATCTATGCACAGGACATGGGCAACGATTCGACCCGGGAAAACGCCTACCAGTGCGGCATACCGGGCAGCCCCGCCGGCGCCGGTGTGGTGGATCCCGGCGGCGCCACGCCGACCGACCAGTACGTGCCCAAACACAACCCGGCGCCGTGGTTCCACGCGCTGATCGACAACCCGAAGGACTGCGCCCGAGTGGTGCCGCTGGAGGGTCTGCCGGCGGCCGGCGGGCACGCGACGGTGCCGTCGATCGAGCAGGATCTGAAATCGGTCAGGACGACACCGGCCTTCTCCTGGATCTCGCCGAACAACTGCTCGGACGCTCACGACGCGACCTGCAAGGGCGACAACCTCTCCGGCGACCCGGCCAACCACCAGGGCGGTCTGTACGCAGCAGACCTTTTCCTGGAGAAGTACGTCCCGATGATCATGGCCTCGCCCGCGTTCCAGCAGGACGGCGTCATCCAGGTCATCTTCGACGAGGCATTCCCGCCCTATCAGATGTACGGAAACTCCGTGGCTGACAAGGCTTACGCAGGCGACGCCGCCTTAGGCACCGACAGCGCGACGGGCAAGCCCGTGCAGGCCGAGGCCAACACGGCGCAGTCGGTCGTCGCCTGCTGCAACGAGCTGCCTGGCCCGAACACCGACCAGCCCGGTGACCTGGCGTTCAACCAGGACACGACTCCCGGTGGCGGTATCACCGGCGCCGTCTTCATCAGCCGTTTCATCACCCCAGGTTCCATCAGCAAGCAGCCGTACAACCACTACAGCTGGTTGCGCAGTACCGAGGACACATTCGGAATCCATACCGGTGGTATCGACGGCAAGGGGCACCTGGGATACGCCGGCATGGACGGACTCCGGACGTTCGGCGCTGATGTCTACAACAACCCGCAGGGTTGGGCGCTGCGGCCGGCACCCTCGGGCAGCTCGGTGTACCCGGCCACGGCGAGTGCGGCCGAGGCCGTCCACCCGAAGGTCGTGCGCCGCGCGGTCCGGGTGGCCGGACACTGA
- a CDS encoding NAD(P)/FAD-dependent oxidoreductase — protein MSRRGGPTERVDAVVIGSGPNGLVAANALVDAGWSVILVETEDTVGGAVRSADDVTAPGFTTDLFSAFYPLAAASPVIRGLDLQDHGLQWSQAPVVLAHPLADGRVAVLEHSADDTAAGLDSFAAGDGAAWTELVAQWADLRDPLLDALFTPFPPIRAATRVLQRARVRGTLDLARLAVMPIRHFAQERFTGDGGPLLLTGNALHSDVPAEAAGSGIFGWLLSMLAQDVGFPVPVGGAGQLAQALRRRFESLGGQVRTGTRVTDILVTGGRAIGVRTAGGSTIGARAVLADVSAPSLYRSLLDRAVVPPRLLADLRQFRPDTPTLKLNWALDRPVPWSARGARGAGTVHFGVDVDGFVDYGADLTVGRAPRNPFVLFGQMTTADSSRSPAGTESAWAYTHLPSAVADDPAVVARQVARVEEQLEELAPGFGGSVLGRLVQSPADLESADANLLGGSVNGGTAYLHQQLFFRPTVGLGRAETPIAGLYLASAAAHPGGGVHGASGWNAALSAIRDAGPWGQVRKRLTRTAWGRILPR, from the coding sequence ATGAGTCGGCGGGGCGGGCCGACGGAGCGGGTCGACGCAGTGGTGATCGGCAGCGGACCGAACGGTCTGGTGGCGGCGAACGCACTCGTCGATGCCGGCTGGTCGGTGATCCTGGTCGAGACCGAGGACACCGTCGGCGGTGCCGTGCGGAGTGCTGATGACGTCACGGCACCGGGATTCACCACGGACCTGTTCAGTGCGTTCTACCCGCTGGCTGCCGCATCGCCGGTGATCCGCGGGCTCGATCTGCAGGACCACGGACTGCAGTGGAGCCAGGCACCGGTAGTGCTCGCGCATCCATTGGCGGACGGCCGGGTGGCGGTGCTGGAGCACTCCGCCGACGACACCGCTGCGGGACTGGATTCCTTCGCCGCCGGCGACGGAGCCGCGTGGACCGAACTGGTCGCACAGTGGGCTGACCTGCGTGACCCGCTGCTGGATGCACTGTTCACCCCGTTCCCACCGATCCGGGCGGCCACCAGGGTGCTGCAGCGTGCGCGGGTCAGGGGCACCCTCGACCTGGCGCGCCTGGCGGTGATGCCGATCAGGCACTTCGCGCAGGAACGGTTCACCGGCGACGGTGGGCCGTTGTTGTTGACGGGCAACGCCTTGCACTCGGACGTACCCGCTGAAGCAGCCGGCAGCGGCATCTTCGGCTGGCTGCTCAGCATGCTGGCGCAGGACGTCGGGTTCCCGGTGCCGGTCGGCGGGGCCGGGCAACTGGCCCAGGCGCTCCGTCGGCGGTTCGAGTCCCTCGGGGGACAGGTGCGTACTGGGACGCGGGTCACCGACATCCTGGTGACAGGGGGCCGCGCGATCGGTGTTCGCACGGCAGGCGGGTCGACGATCGGTGCGAGGGCAGTGCTGGCCGACGTCAGTGCGCCATCGCTGTACCGTTCGCTGCTGGACAGGGCCGTTGTGCCGCCGCGACTGCTGGCCGACCTGCGACAGTTCCGGCCGGACACCCCGACGCTGAAGCTGAACTGGGCGCTCGACCGGCCGGTTCCCTGGTCGGCGCGCGGGGCCCGCGGCGCGGGGACCGTGCACTTCGGGGTGGACGTCGACGGGTTCGTCGACTACGGCGCGGATCTCACCGTCGGCCGCGCTCCCCGGAATCCGTTCGTGCTGTTCGGCCAGATGACCACCGCGGACTCCTCGCGCTCGCCGGCCGGGACCGAATCGGCGTGGGCATACACCCACCTGCCGTCCGCGGTCGCCGACGATCCGGCGGTGGTCGCGCGCCAGGTGGCGCGGGTCGAGGAGCAACTGGAGGAGCTGGCACCGGGATTCGGCGGTTCCGTGCTCGGCCGTCTGGTGCAGAGTCCCGCCGATCTCGAGTCGGCCGATGCGAATCTGTTGGGCGGCAGCGTGAACGGTGGCACAGCGTATCTGCACCAGCAGCTGTTCTTCCGGCCGACGGTCGGCCTCGGACGGGCCGAAACGCCGATCGCCGGGCTCTATCTGGCATCCGCCGCAGCGCATCCCGGAGGCGGCGTACACGGCGCCAGCGGCTGGAACGCGGCGCTGTCGGCGATCCGGGACGCGGGACCGTGGGGGCAGGTACGCAAGCGCCTGACCCGGACTGCGTGGGGTCGGATCCTGCCCCGCTGA
- a CDS encoding TetR family transcriptional regulator has translation MASTSDAAVDPPPAVDPPPAGDGSLPDAELIRLGKDAAGTRRALLRAARRRFATEGYRAATVRHIAADAGVNVSLISRYFGSKEGLFQACMSRSADELDPQAGTEPADLDAVIARVVAHVLDSPNADDPLQLLLLLRSSGDENADAIRRRTLESFTERLANRAGWRADDPTTDDLLLSAQIAIATMLGVVMLRASTDVRPMATATAEELTAPLSRVLRSLLAGPGVACADGRDPATQAFR, from the coding sequence ATGGCCAGTACGAGCGATGCCGCAGTCGACCCACCCCCCGCAGTCGACCCACCCCCAGCGGGCGACGGTTCGCTGCCGGACGCCGAGTTGATCCGACTCGGCAAGGACGCTGCCGGCACCCGTCGCGCGCTGCTGCGGGCAGCCCGCCGGCGGTTCGCCACCGAGGGTTACCGTGCTGCCACCGTCCGACACATTGCGGCGGACGCCGGTGTGAACGTCTCGCTGATCAGCCGCTACTTCGGTTCCAAGGAGGGTCTGTTCCAAGCGTGCATGAGCCGTAGTGCCGACGAACTGGACCCGCAGGCGGGCACCGAGCCCGCCGATCTCGACGCAGTGATCGCTCGCGTCGTCGCACACGTGCTCGACTCGCCGAACGCCGACGATCCCCTGCAGTTGCTGCTGCTGCTGCGGTCATCGGGTGACGAGAACGCGGACGCCATCCGACGCCGGACGCTCGAGTCCTTCACCGAACGGCTGGCGAACCGCGCAGGCTGGCGCGCCGACGATCCCACGACCGACGACCTGCTGCTGAGTGCCCAGATCGCCATCGCCACCATGCTGGGGGTGGTGATGTTGCGGGCCTCGACCGATGTCCGGCCGATGGCCACCGCCACCGCCGAGGAGCTCACGGCGCCATTGAGTCGCGTCCTGCGGTCCCTGTTGGCGGGGCCCGGCGTCGCCTGCGCGGACGGGAGAGATCCGGCGACGCAAGCGTTCCGGTAG
- a CDS encoding MFS transporter yields the protein MSSPALSKTVPSPGEHTTRSGALIAYLSLGGLSFAVLQSLVAPALGTIGRDLGASTGSTSWILTAYLLSASVLTPILGRLGDMVGKRKIMIVVLSLLLAGTILAALAPNLLVLVLARVLQGAAGAVLPLSIGIVRDELPRERVSVTIGLLSAIFGIGAGVGIVAAGPIVEGLGWPWLFWLPAVLVAIALLGTIFGMPESPVRTPGKLDLLGTGILSVGLVASLLAISEGGTWGWGDVRTIVLLLIGVAALVVFVRVELRVAEPLIDVRLFRNPGVWSAHLVALSFGFAMFGTFILIPTLLQLPPVLGYGFGKTVSESGLFLLPTVIAMVITGVVAGALIRKAGPKIPMVVGAVAVVVAFAVPALGHGQLWQIVFSGVLTGVAIGMALAAMSNAIVESVPAAQTGEAISANTVVRTVGSSIGTAVIAALISSNVTPQGAPTDHAFTLGFWACAVVGVLALLAALAAPSARVRRRHAADSHIDDFAEAPTLTGSV from the coding sequence GTGTCGTCCCCAGCACTGTCGAAGACCGTCCCGAGCCCCGGGGAGCACACGACGCGCTCCGGCGCCCTCATCGCGTACCTGTCGTTGGGTGGCCTGTCGTTCGCGGTGCTGCAGTCGCTCGTCGCGCCGGCCCTGGGCACGATCGGCCGCGACCTGGGCGCATCCACCGGCAGCACCAGCTGGATCCTGACGGCCTACCTGCTCTCGGCCTCCGTGCTGACCCCCATCCTCGGCCGTCTGGGCGACATGGTCGGCAAACGCAAGATCATGATCGTGGTGCTCTCCCTGCTGCTGGCCGGCACGATCCTCGCCGCTCTGGCGCCCAACCTCCTGGTGCTGGTGCTCGCGCGGGTGTTGCAGGGTGCAGCCGGTGCGGTGCTGCCGCTGTCCATCGGCATCGTGCGGGACGAGCTGCCCCGCGAGCGGGTGAGCGTCACCATCGGGTTGCTGTCGGCGATCTTCGGCATCGGCGCCGGCGTGGGCATCGTCGCGGCGGGCCCGATCGTGGAGGGACTCGGTTGGCCCTGGCTGTTCTGGCTGCCGGCCGTGCTGGTGGCGATCGCGTTGCTGGGCACCATCTTCGGCATGCCCGAATCCCCGGTCCGCACGCCCGGCAAGCTCGATCTGCTGGGAACGGGCATCCTGTCCGTCGGCCTCGTGGCGTCGTTGCTCGCCATCAGCGAGGGCGGGACCTGGGGCTGGGGCGACGTCCGGACGATCGTGCTGTTGCTGATCGGTGTCGCCGCGCTCGTCGTGTTCGTGCGGGTCGAACTGCGGGTGGCGGAACCGTTGATCGACGTCCGACTGTTCCGCAACCCCGGCGTGTGGAGCGCGCATCTGGTGGCGCTCAGCTTCGGGTTCGCGATGTTCGGAACGTTCATCCTGATCCCCACGCTGCTGCAGCTCCCGCCGGTCCTCGGGTACGGGTTCGGCAAGACCGTCAGCGAGTCCGGATTGTTCCTGCTGCCCACCGTCATCGCCATGGTCATCACCGGCGTGGTGGCCGGCGCACTGATCCGCAAGGCGGGTCCGAAGATCCCGATGGTCGTCGGCGCGGTCGCGGTGGTCGTCGCCTTCGCGGTCCCGGCTCTCGGCCACGGGCAGCTCTGGCAGATCGTGTTCTCCGGTGTGCTCACCGGTGTCGCCATCGGGATGGCCCTGGCGGCCATGTCGAACGCCATCGTGGAGAGCGTCCCCGCGGCCCAGACCGGCGAGGCCATCAGTGCCAACACCGTGGTGCGGACCGTCGGCAGCAGCATCGGCACGGCCGTCATCGCAGCGCTGATCTCCTCGAACGTCACTCCCCAGGGAGCGCCGACGGATCACGCCTTCACCCTCGGATTCTGGGCCTGTGCCGTGGTCGGCGTGCTCGCGTTGCTGGCCGCGCTCGCCGCTCCGTCGGCTCGCGTCCGCCGCCGGCATGCGGCCGACTCCCACATCGACGACTTCGCCGAGGCGCCGACCTTGACCGGGTCCGTCTGA
- a CDS encoding ATP-binding protein, with amino-acid sequence MSGRHSDGPPSTRCPARRHQVTLLRAEVDSSLTSHGGLVIVAGEVGIGKSALIGTAMEQARAAGFLALAGTCWDSDAAPELWPWTQLIRAMHRSLGAAEFLRHQRGARSSCAARQICSGRLLPRSSREERTSRDPVTSATGPTIGA; translated from the coding sequence CTGTCCGGCCGTCACTCCGATGGTCCACCATCAACCCGATGCCCCGCACGCCGACACCAGGTGACCCTGCTGCGCGCCGAGGTGGACAGTTCACTCACCAGCCATGGGGGGCTGGTGATCGTCGCCGGAGAGGTCGGCATCGGCAAGTCGGCACTGATCGGTACGGCGATGGAGCAGGCGCGTGCGGCCGGTTTCCTCGCCCTTGCCGGTACCTGCTGGGACTCCGACGCCGCCCCCGAACTCTGGCCGTGGACCCAGCTCATCAGGGCGATGCACCGGTCGTTGGGCGCCGCGGAGTTCCTGCGACATCAACGAGGCGCCAGATCGAGTTGCGCGGCCCGCCAGATCTGCTCTGGCCGGCTTCTTCCACGATCGAGCAGAGAGGAACGAACGAGTCGAGATCCCGTCACCTCCGCGACCGGCCCTACGATCGGCGCATGA
- a CDS encoding SDR family oxidoreductase has translation MSALRVLFIGGSGVISSACSRRAVELGLDLTVLNRGETTLRPLPEDVRVLRADVRDAAAVRSAIGTQEFDVVVNWLAFTPEHVQVDVDLFGGRVGQYVFISSASAYQKPLSRLPITESTPLRNPYWTYSQEKIACEDLLVRAYRDIAFPVTIVRPSHTYDRTKLPCEGGWTVVERMRAGKEVVVHGDGTSLWTLTHHDDFAQGFVGLLGDQRTIGDSFHITSDEALTWDRIFRTIATAAGVEARIVHVVSDAIAAVDPKWGAGLLGDKAHSVVFDNSKVRAIVPDFRPSIPFDRGAREIIDWFDADASRRVVDHELDIRMDRLIEAYRPRAL, from the coding sequence GTGAGCGCACTCCGAGTCCTGTTCATCGGGGGGAGCGGGGTCATCAGCTCCGCGTGTTCCCGCCGGGCCGTCGAGCTCGGTCTGGACCTGACCGTGCTCAACCGGGGCGAGACGACGCTCCGCCCACTGCCCGAAGATGTCCGTGTGCTGCGCGCCGATGTGCGGGACGCAGCGGCCGTGCGGTCGGCGATCGGCACCCAGGAGTTCGACGTGGTGGTGAACTGGCTGGCGTTCACCCCGGAGCACGTGCAGGTCGACGTCGACCTGTTCGGCGGCCGGGTCGGTCAGTACGTGTTCATCAGCTCGGCGTCGGCCTACCAGAAGCCGTTGTCCCGCTTGCCTATCACCGAGTCCACGCCGCTGCGGAACCCCTACTGGACGTACTCACAGGAGAAGATCGCCTGCGAGGACCTGTTGGTCAGGGCATACCGTGACATCGCATTCCCGGTGACCATCGTGCGGCCGTCGCACACCTACGACCGGACCAAGCTCCCGTGCGAAGGCGGCTGGACGGTGGTCGAGCGGATGCGTGCCGGCAAGGAGGTCGTCGTGCACGGGGACGGGACGTCGCTGTGGACACTGACGCACCACGACGATTTCGCGCAGGGATTCGTCGGGTTGCTGGGCGATCAGCGGACCATTGGCGACAGCTTCCACATCACTTCGGACGAGGCACTGACCTGGGACCGCATCTTCCGGACCATCGCGACGGCAGCCGGTGTCGAGGCCAGGATCGTGCACGTCGTCTCCGACGCGATCGCAGCCGTCGACCCGAAGTGGGGGGCCGGTCTGCTCGGCGACAAGGCGCACTCGGTGGTGTTCGACAACAGCAAGGTGCGCGCGATCGTCCCGGACTTCCGGCCTTCCATCCCCTTCGATCGCGGGGCCCGCGAGATCATCGACTGGTTCGACGCGGATGCGAGCCGCCGCGTTGTCGACCACGAGCTGGACATCCGGATGGACCGGCTCATCGAGGCCTACCGCCCCCGCGCACTCTGA
- a CDS encoding protein adenylyltransferase SelO — protein MTSTPTSTVQLAHTFADELPELTLDWQAAELPAPELLVLNESLARQLGLDPAELRSPEGLGVLTGTRPPPGARPVAQLYAGHQFGSWNPRMGDGRALLLGDLTAPSGARFDLHLKGSGRTPFARGGDGYAAVGPMLREYVLSESMAALGIPTTRALAVVATGAVVRRERALPGAILVRVAAGHLRVGSVEYARATGDVALLRRVADHAIARHHPTAADAAHPYRALFEAVVAAQAQLIAQWMAVGFIHGVMNTDNMTLSGETIDYGPCAFLDAYDPTTWFSSIDELGRYAYGRQPAIAEWDLARLGEAMLPLLGDDPEVSDDLDTAVAWATGALTSFGALYRAARRARYLAKLGLPQAVTADETDPLIEQLLTLLKQGRVDFTGFFRALTAAASGDDAMLSGLGAPEVELQTWLGQWRRVGADSIDAAAMAAVNPVYIPRNHLVQEALDAATAGDLAPFTTLVDVLRDPFVERPGLDRYALPADADFAADFQTFCGT, from the coding sequence ATGACCAGCACCCCGACCTCGACGGTGCAGCTCGCGCACACCTTCGCCGATGAGCTGCCGGAGCTGACCCTGGACTGGCAGGCAGCGGAACTGCCCGCGCCAGAACTGCTGGTGCTCAACGAGTCCCTCGCGCGTCAGCTCGGCTTGGACCCTGCCGAGCTGCGTAGCCCGGAAGGGCTCGGCGTGCTCACCGGAACCAGGCCGCCACCGGGTGCGCGCCCGGTCGCCCAGCTGTATGCGGGGCACCAGTTCGGCTCCTGGAACCCGCGCATGGGTGACGGCCGGGCGTTGCTGCTGGGCGACCTCACGGCACCGTCCGGGGCGCGATTCGACCTGCACCTGAAGGGATCCGGCCGCACCCCGTTCGCCCGCGGTGGTGACGGCTACGCCGCCGTCGGCCCGATGTTGCGCGAGTACGTGCTCAGCGAATCGATGGCGGCGTTGGGCATTCCGACCACCCGGGCGCTCGCCGTCGTCGCCACCGGGGCCGTCGTCCGGCGAGAACGGGCACTGCCGGGTGCGATCCTGGTGCGGGTCGCGGCCGGCCATCTGCGCGTCGGTAGCGTCGAATACGCCCGCGCCACCGGCGATGTCGCGCTGCTGCGCCGGGTCGCGGACCATGCGATCGCCCGGCACCACCCGACCGCCGCCGATGCTGCCCACCCCTACCGTGCCCTGTTCGAGGCCGTTGTTGCCGCCCAGGCCCAGCTGATCGCGCAATGGATGGCGGTGGGCTTCATCCACGGCGTGATGAACACGGACAACATGACACTGTCCGGCGAGACGATCGACTACGGGCCGTGCGCGTTCCTGGATGCCTACGATCCGACCACCTGGTTCTCCTCGATCGATGAGCTGGGTCGCTACGCCTACGGCCGCCAGCCGGCGATCGCCGAATGGGATCTCGCGCGTCTGGGGGAGGCCATGTTGCCGCTCCTGGGTGACGACCCGGAGGTCTCTGACGACCTGGACACCGCGGTCGCCTGGGCGACCGGTGCGCTCACCTCGTTCGGCGCCCTGTATCGCGCCGCGCGCAGAGCGCGCTACCTGGCGAAACTCGGCCTGCCGCAGGCGGTTACGGCTGACGAGACGGATCCCCTCATCGAGCAGCTGCTGACACTGCTCAAGCAGGGGAGGGTGGACTTCACCGGCTTCTTTCGAGCCCTGACCGCCGCGGCGTCCGGGGATGACGCGATGCTCAGTGGCCTCGGCGCCCCGGAGGTGGAGCTGCAGACCTGGCTCGGGCAGTGGCGACGGGTCGGCGCGGACAGCATCGATGCGGCCGCGATGGCGGCGGTCAACCCGGTGTACATCCCCCGCAACCATCTCGTCCAGGAAGCCCTCGACGCCGCCACCGCCGGGGATCTCGCACCGTTCACCACCCTGGTCGACGTGCTCCGGGACCCGTTCGTCGAGCGTCCGGGTCTCGACCGCTACGCCCTCCCGGCGGACGCCGACTTCGCGGCGGATTTCCAGACCTTCTGCGGCACTTGA
- a CDS encoding aldo/keto reductase — protein MTTTKLGDTLAVSPLGFGCMALSHVYGGTVDDDAARTTLIETIDAGVTFLDTANVYGAPREGVSGPAGTNEELVGSILPGRRDQVQLATKFGITGDPTAGAATRGDAAYARQCCEESLRRLGTDVIDLYYLHRRDPQIPVEETVGAMAELVTAGKVRHLGLSEVTADELRAAHAVHPIAAVQSEWSIWSRDVEAQVVPAAAELGIGFVPYSPLGRGFLTGTLTRETVKSGMLAGRARFDDNFDANQAVVDVVRGVADELDATPAQVALAWLFAQGKALGLSVVPIPGTRRVERVRENLGSIDLSFTDDQLARLGSAADLVVGDRNINGDPRWISSGRE, from the coding sequence ATGACCACCACGAAGCTCGGGGACACGCTCGCCGTGAGCCCACTCGGATTCGGCTGCATGGCGCTCAGTCACGTCTACGGCGGGACCGTCGACGACGACGCCGCGCGCACCACGCTGATCGAGACCATCGACGCCGGCGTCACCTTCCTGGACACCGCCAACGTCTACGGCGCGCCACGCGAGGGGGTGTCGGGGCCTGCCGGAACCAACGAGGAGCTGGTCGGCAGCATCCTGCCCGGCCGGCGTGATCAGGTGCAGCTGGCCACCAAGTTCGGCATCACCGGCGATCCGACCGCTGGCGCAGCCACCCGCGGTGACGCGGCCTATGCCCGCCAGTGCTGCGAGGAGTCGCTGCGGCGCTTGGGAACTGACGTCATCGACCTGTACTACCTGCACCGCCGCGATCCGCAGATCCCGGTCGAGGAGACCGTCGGTGCGATGGCGGAGCTGGTGACCGCCGGCAAGGTCCGCCACCTCGGACTGTCGGAGGTGACCGCAGACGAACTGCGCGCTGCGCACGCCGTGCATCCGATCGCCGCCGTGCAGAGCGAGTGGAGCATCTGGTCGCGCGACGTCGAGGCGCAGGTGGTGCCTGCCGCCGCCGAACTGGGGATCGGCTTTGTGCCCTATTCCCCGCTGGGGCGTGGGTTCCTGACCGGGACGCTGACCCGCGAGACGGTCAAATCGGGCATGCTCGCCGGCCGGGCGCGGTTCGACGACAACTTCGATGCCAACCAGGCCGTGGTGGACGTGGTGCGAGGGGTGGCCGACGAGCTCGACGCGACGCCCGCCCAGGTCGCCCTCGCCTGGCTCTTCGCCCAGGGAAAGGCACTGGGGCTCAGCGTGGTTCCGATCCCCGGCACCCGACGTGTGGAGCGGGTGCGGGAGAACCTGGGCTCGATCGACCTGTCGTTCACCGACGACCAGCTCGCCCGGCTGGGATCCGCAGCCGATCTGGTGGTCGGCGACCGGAACATCAACGGCGATCCGCGATGGATCTCCTCGGGTCGCGAATGA
- a CDS encoding NAD-dependent epimerase/dehydratase family protein, translated as MRIAVIGGSGHIGTFLMPRLVRAGHDALNLSRGTSRPYRDDPAWTDVTALTVDREAEDAAGTFGSRVAALGADVVVDLICFTPASATALVQAIRGATGQLLHCGSIWRYGNSRKLPVREDDTSPPFGEYGIQKAAIADLLAAETSGGGLATTVLHPGHISGPGWTPIGPLGNLDPQVWHAISAGEEIAIPGLGTELMHHVHADDVAQAFALAVEHPQESAGEAFNVVAPSALTVRGYLELASHWFGRPLRTRSVSWTEFQDGTTPEFADTSWQHLRRSQYASIDKARTLLGFAPAFEPEDAILDAVRWLIDHGQLDVARPLRSEID; from the coding sequence ATGCGCATCGCAGTGATCGGCGGCAGCGGCCACATCGGCACCTTCCTGATGCCCCGACTCGTCCGGGCCGGCCACGACGCACTGAACCTCTCCCGCGGCACCAGCCGGCCCTATCGCGACGACCCCGCGTGGACGGACGTCACCGCGCTCACCGTCGACCGCGAGGCCGAGGACGCCGCAGGAACCTTCGGCTCGCGGGTGGCCGCACTGGGAGCGGACGTCGTGGTGGATCTGATCTGCTTCACGCCCGCATCGGCCACCGCGCTGGTTCAGGCGATCCGCGGCGCCACCGGGCAGCTGCTGCACTGCGGATCCATCTGGCGGTACGGCAACAGCCGAAAACTGCCCGTGCGCGAGGATGACACCTCACCACCGTTCGGTGAGTACGGGATCCAGAAAGCTGCCATCGCCGACCTGCTGGCGGCCGAGACGAGCGGCGGCGGCCTGGCCACCACCGTCCTGCACCCCGGTCACATCAGCGGCCCCGGCTGGACGCCGATCGGTCCGCTCGGGAACCTGGATCCACAGGTCTGGCACGCGATCTCGGCCGGTGAGGAGATCGCGATCCCCGGCCTGGGGACCGAGTTGATGCACCACGTGCACGCCGATGACGTGGCCCAGGCGTTCGCCCTCGCTGTCGAGCACCCACAGGAGTCGGCCGGCGAGGCCTTCAACGTGGTCGCGCCGTCGGCCCTGACCGTCCGCGGTTACCTCGAGCTGGCGTCGCACTGGTTCGGTCGACCGCTGCGCACCCGCTCCGTCAGCTGGACGGAGTTCCAGGACGGGACCACCCCAGAGTTCGCGGACACCAGCTGGCAACACCTCAGGCGCAGTCAGTACGCCTCGATCGACAAGGCCCGCACCCTGCTGGGGTTCGCCCCGGCCTTCGAACCCGAGGATGCGATCCTCGATGCCGTCCGATGGCTCATCGACCACGGGCAGCTCGATGTCGCCCGGCCTCTCCGGTCCGAGATCGACTGA
- a CDS encoding Rid family detoxifying hydrolase, translating to MTRQAVTSGRAPAALGPYSQAIVAGGFIFCSGMAGINPATGAVPEGIEAQTEQALINLAAVLAAAGASMDDVVKTTIFYADVEDFGRLNDVYARHMPDPPPARSAPAHVRLPRGLLVSIEAIAVAPAD from the coding sequence ATGACGCGACAGGCAGTGACGAGTGGCCGGGCCCCTGCCGCGCTCGGACCGTACAGCCAGGCAATCGTCGCCGGCGGCTTCATCTTCTGCTCGGGCATGGCCGGGATCAACCCCGCCACCGGTGCTGTCCCGGAGGGCATCGAGGCGCAGACGGAGCAGGCGCTCATCAACCTTGCCGCCGTGCTGGCCGCGGCCGGCGCTTCCATGGACGACGTCGTCAAGACGACGATCTTCTACGCGGACGTGGAGGACTTCGGGCGGCTCAACGATGTCTATGCCCGGCACATGCCTGATCCGCCACCGGCTCGATCGGCTCCCGCACATGTGCGCCTGCCCCGGGGGCTGCTCGTCTCCATCGAGGCCATTGCGGTTGCCCCGGCTGACTGA